One part of the Ziziphus jujuba cultivar Dongzao chromosome 2, ASM3175591v1 genome encodes these proteins:
- the LOC107419469 gene encoding annexin D5, whose product MSTLSIPPIPISPSNDAIELHRAFKGFGCDTAAVINVLAHRDSTQRALIQQEYRKMYHEDLLKRLISELSGKLETAVLLWMNDPAGRDAVIIKQGLSSESLNLEAATEVICSRTPSQIQHFKQLYHARFGVHLEHDIERRTSGDHKKLLLAYVSNQRYEGLEFDRELVVKDAKALYKAGEKKLGTDEKTFIHIFSERSRAHLAAVSSAYRDTYGSLKKAVKSETSGHFEHGLLTILRSAENPAKYFAKVLHKAMKGLGTDDTTLIRVIVTRTEIDMQYIKAEYAKKYRKTLNDAVHSETSGHYRTFLLSLLGPNH is encoded by the exons GATTTGGATGTGATACTGCTGCAGTGATCAATGTTCTTGCCCACCGGGATTCTACTCAGCGTGCCCTCATCCAACAAGAATATAGAAAAATGTACCATGAGGACCTTCTTAAACGTTTAATCTCGGAGCTTAGTGGCAAACTAGAG ACTGCTGTTCTGCTCTGGATGAATGATCCAGCTGGACGTGATGCAGTAATCATAAAGCAGGGATTAAGTTCAGAAAGTCTTAATCTTGAAGCTGCCACTGAAGTAATATGTTCTCGCACGCCATCCCAGATACAGCATTTCAAACAACTATACCATGCAAGATTTGGTGTTCACCTTGAGCATGATATTGAACGTCGAACTTCTGGGGATCATAAAAAG CTGTTGCTAGCATATGTAAGCAATCAACGTTATGAAGGTCTTGAATTTGATAGAGAGTTGGTCGTGAAGGATGCAAAGGCTCTGTATAAAGCAGGGGAAAAGAAATTAGGGACCGATGAGAAGACTTTCATCCACATATTCAGTGAAAGAAGCAGAGCACATTTGGCTGCTGTAAGTTCTGCTTACCGTGACACATATGGCTCACTAAAAAAG GCGGTAAAGAGCGAGACATCGGGCCATTTTGAGCATGGTCTTTTGACAATACTACGAAGTGCGGAGAATCCTGCAAAGTATTTTGCAAAG GTTTTGCATAAGGCAATGAAGGGTCTAGGGACCGACGACACCACTCTTATAAGGGTGATTGTGACAAGGACTGAAATCGATATGCAGTATATCAAAGCTGAATATGCAAAGAAATACAGAAAGACGTTGAATGATGCAGTTCATTCAGAAACATCAGGTCACTACAGAACTTTCCTTCTCTCACTTTTGGGTCCCAACCACTAG
- the LOC107419470 gene encoding uncharacterized protein LOC107419470, which translates to MATGEAVKAEKCGCCGLWEECTMGYIGCVQERYGGVWVCGLCEEAIKDEQARLGVGVGVEVALKIHATFRETANANPTPYVTDSIMQLIKKIISSSSSSSQASPSNVSLPYSSFSSNLTEKSVGSTCKVANSCSSFIANFLKVSSVFIYQ; encoded by the coding sequence ATGGCCACTGGAGAAGCAGTGAAGGCAGAAAAATGTGGGTGCTGTGGGCTATGGGAGGAATGCACAATGGGATATATTGGCTGTGTGCAAGAGCGCTATGGTGGTGTCTGGGTTTGCGGCCTCTGCGAGGAAGCTATTAAGGATGAACAAGCTCGGCTTGGCGTCGGAGTAGGCGTGGAAGTTGCTTTGAAAATCCACGCCACCTTCAGAGAGACTGCAAATGCCAATCCCACACCTTATGTTACAGATTCCatcatgcaactcatcaagaaGATCatatcatcttcttcatcttcatctcaGGCATCACCATCCAATGTTTCTTTGCCGTATAGCTCCTTTTCTTCAAACCTGACAGAGAAGTCTGTAGGTTCTACATGTAAAGTGGCTAACTCATGTTCAAGTTTCATTGCTAATTTTCTCAAAGTCTCATCTGTTTTCATTTATCAGTAA